The stretch of DNA agagtTGTTATGTGTGAAAAGGTTAGGAAACACCTTCGGTGTGACCCTGAGCTCTATAAATGTTTAGAATATGGAGCCAGCTCCCATCTTGAGACCTAGGACAAGCACTACACCATGGTGAGTATCCATTTCCATGTAGAAAATTGAGGGGGTTCCCTGGGGGTCTATTTAATGTTAACATCGTGTTTAAAGATCCAACCTATGGAGGCTTCCTGGTGGAGGTGGGGCTGAGCCAGAAGGACAGGAGCATCTGGATGAATAGTGAGGGATGGTGAGGTGTGGAGACAGGGAAGCCTAGGTGAGGCCTGTAACAGGGGCCTTGGCAGAATCCAGTGGCAGTCTTCTTACCCTTCACAGCTCTTTCTCCCAGAGCATAGGCATTGCTGCTGAGCTGGACCTGAGCCTCTACCTGTATGCATGGGGACAGGGGAGTGTATAAGGAGCTCTGCTTGGTAAGGGGCAGGATGAAGACAGACTGGCCTCAGGCCAACATGGGGGCTGCTTGGGTGCAGGCTCTAGGCCAGAAGGGTTGGCTTCGGCAGAGACCAGATGGGAAAAGGAAGATTAAAAACTTAGGACAAGCTGTTCtgaggatatttttgtttttgtttttgcttttaagattttatttatttatttatttatttattaagattgtatttatttatttttagagagagaaggtagggagacagagagagagagagagaaacatcaatgtgcagttgctgggggtcatggcctgcaacccaagcatgtgccctgactgggaatcgaacctgcgacactttggttcgcagcccgtgctcaatccactgagctacttcagccagggcttgtatttttttgaaagaatctAGAAAAAAGGCCCTgatccatgtggctcagttggttggacattgtcctgcagagtgaaaggttgtgggtacatgcctgggttgcaggttcagtccctggtcggagCCTGTACTAGAAGCAACTGCAACTGATTGATATTCCTTTCTCACGTTGATGTTTGTCCCTCTCTCAaacccttcctttccctctctctaaaagtgaataaatattttttaaaaaaagaatctagggggaaaaaacaaccaaaaacattTTCCTGGCTTTTTGTGagtcctttctatttttttattcccaGTAAGAGCGCTTGATTTAATCAAATTAGGCACCCAGTAGCATGCTTTTGTTCTACAACCTTTTGTAGAGGTCGAAGAACAAAAACTGTCTGTTAAAGaggagtaaaataataaataataaaacagtaaagagccctggccagtgtggctcagttggttgcaatGTTGTTCggaaaccaaaaggtcgcaggtttcgattcctggtcagggcacaagcctaggttgtgtgtttgatccctggttgggatgcatatgggaagtaactgatcaatgtttctctcccttcccttctctctaaaaatcaataagcatgtccttggttgaggattaaagggagggagggcggggggagggagggagggagaaaggctaTAAAGTGAAAAGTCTCCACCCACTCACCATCACCCTGGCCAAAAAAACCCACTCCCTGGAGTTAAATACTATGAACTATTACAAACCTATAAAGGATACTGACTGACAAGAACACATGTAGTGTCGATTCCTAGGTCTCAAAGCATAAAACTTGCTTTGTGTGTCCTCTGGGAAGTCATCTGGGCTGAACCTCTCCTTCTCCAGAATAGTAAAGGATTGGAGCTCTgtgtggcaggggctgggcaTGGGAGCCTTCAGAAGAGGCTCTTCAGGAAGGGCCATCAGCAGCTTCACTTCAGCCAGGATCCCAGGATTGTCTGCTGGCCCTCAGATGGTGATGTCCCTTCCTTACTGAGGTTCTCTCTTTTCCTCAGCATCTAATGGCTCTTTTTCATCTTCTCAGGATCCCTCTGTGACCCAGCTGACCAATGCATCACAAGGTGGCCTGGCTGAATTCAATCCCTTCTCAGAGGTTGGTGAACACCTCTTCTTTCTGAGTGCCCAGGTCCTCTTGCTGGTGCTGGGGTCTCTGGAGCAAGGAGCCTTAGCAAGACATAGTTCTCTGAGAAGCTGCAGTCCTCAAAAGGATAGTCTTAATGTGAACTTGGGTGTTGGGGGTAAGATGAGGTAGTCACCAAATCTCCCCTTGGGGTCCATGGTGTGGGCTGCTCCCTGAAGAGGGCAGGGCAGTGCCAGGAGCCGTGGGTCCAAAAAGGCCAGGAGTGCTGGTTTAGGCCTCACAGTGCCCAGGGCCTAAGGCTTGTTGGCCAAGAAGCTACAGAGGGAGGCCCAATGGGAGTACTCCTCACATCACTCACCCTGCTGTGGGTTTGCTCCCACATGCTGACTGGTGAGTCCCATTCTCCTCACTCCTTTGACTCTCCCATTCAGACAAATGCAGCAACAACAGTTCCTGccacccagctccctgggccctcACAGCCGGCCGTTCTCCAGCCCTCAGTGGAGCCAGCCCAGCCAACCCCGCAGGTACTGTTGATGAAGATCCCCTTTGCCTGTTCTTGCCAGAAAGGGAAGCACCTCACCCAACTGAGTCCTGAGATGGAGGGTTGGGCAAAGGGCCTTTTTCCCTGGCTTCCCTTCAAGGGCCCTCAGAATAATCTTTTTGGATTTCTTCACTTGCATGTGGAGGGTCTGCTCACCTATACCCTCactccccaccacacacccacTGCCAGCACCAAAGAATAAGCCCCACCTACCAGGCTGGGCTGCTGGGTGTCTTCAGACAAGAACACTGCCTGTCATGCCATCCTCTTGGGGCCTTTGGTTGTTTCTCTGTTATTCGGGGCCCAGAACCTATCCTTTTATTTCTAACCTTGTGTATTCCTGCCTTTGTCCCTTTACCAAATACTATGAATCTTGTCTGCATGGTGCCCAACTCTCCACCCCCTTGCCTCACTGTTCTCCCCCACACTCCACACTGCCCCTGGCGAGCATGACCCACAGTGGAGTTGTATGTTGCAGCTCCTGCTTAGACAGGCCAGCAAGTTCCTGCCTACCAGATTCCTGGCAGGGAGCGAGCTCTCAGAGAGGCAGATGCTACTAGGAGGAGATAGTATTCTCAGAGACAGCTACATACGAAAACTTCCAAAGGTAGGCAAAGTATAGGTGAGCATGAGTGAGGGCAAGGTGCCTAGGCCCTGCCCAAGCTGGGCTTTGGACTCTAGTGGTCCCAGACTACTCCCATCATCTGGACAGAGTTCCTCTGGAAGTGTTGCCCCTGCATGGGACCTTGGGACTCTGGGTCCCACACATGGCCCTAGAATCCTGTGAGGCAGAGGGAACATTCTTGTTCTGCTGGGTGATGTCATCCTCGGTCCTGCTTAATTAAAGCCAGAGACTTGGAGGAATAGGCTAAGAACTTCACCGAGGTCAATTCTGGTCCTGCTTTTACCCCTAGTGCCTGAAAAATATCCCCTGAAGGCAGCCTTAGCTCTTTGGAGAACtcagtttttagagagagagagaacagacatACATACGTACACGTATGCCTGGCTTACCGTCCTGTGAGATGAGCAGTTTGGCATTTGCTCCCTGTGACGGACTGTAGCCTTCAGGAGGAACTGGGCCCCAACAGCCGTAGTACCCAGCAGGGACAGGGCGTGGGCTGGGACTCTGGGCCCAACTCTGCTCAGCCTCACATAGAGTCCCCTAGCTGCTTCACCCAGAGGCCCTCCTCTGTGTGGAAAGGGGCACAGCTTAGACTCTGCTTGCCATGAAagctgggcagagcagggccagccctaAAAGGCTGTCCAAGGATATAACCAGTTACAGTTCAGGTGGACCTCAGGTGAGGAGCAGGGGGGGTGCTTGAATATACATCCCTCAGGCTCCAGGTACACACAGTGTGGCCTCaggtgcctcccctccccacttacTCTAGTAGGTTTGCACTGtctcccttcacacacacacaccctctagGCTCTTCAATCAAGGCTTATGTCTCTGGGTTTCTGGCTACAGGACAGTCTCTTGTGAGGCTTTTTGCCCTTTGATGACACCCCAGAGGTCAGTATAACTGAACTTGGCCTGGACTACAGTATGAGGGATAGTTCTATCTAAAGCTTCAGAatgaaggggagaggagagcctTGGTAATGGTGAAGGGGCCAGAGGTGTTATAAAAGGGCAGTAGGGGACAGGTCACCTTGGCCTCTCTGTGATGGTCTCAGGTACCCAAGACACTGGGGGTGGGGTACTGCTCTGGGACTCCCAGCTGGCTCTCCCTGTGTGGGGCACAGGCCCTGTGACTTCCTGTCAGGCCAGcactgtccctctgtctctcatGTTCACTGTCTCCCACTTCCCCTTTTCACTCCAGGCTGTGgcctctgcagcccaggcaaGCCTGCTCCGGCAGCAGGAAGAACTGGACAGGAAAGCAGCCGAGCTGGAACGCAAGGAACGGGAGCTGCAGAACTCTGTGGCCAACTTACATGGTGAGGGAGGCTGCGTGGAGCCCTGGGTTACCCAGCCTGGTACAGGAGGGTTCCCTCAGCCTGCTTGTTCCTGGGGCAGCCTCCGGTCTTTGCTAAGCTCTTGATCACCTTAGAatggtgctggccctggggagagcAGTAAGGTGGAAGCCAGGAGACCTGTCATGTAATCTCACTGGGTGTAGATTATTTCTGCACTCCTTTCCAGTGCTAAAATTTTTTGATAGAGTTGGGGCACTGCTCCCACGATTCCTTGGTTATAGACTgttcaaaaaataattacttaagcTGTTTAGCTCTGTGTTTAATGCATCTGGAGTCTATTATCTTGGACTGAGCTTGTATGCATTTATGTCCTATCCTTTTCCCTTCCCGCTCTATACCCATGAAGACCCTGCTTGCTGGTGCCCCGGGAGCCCTGATTTGGCCCATCCACTGGGCTGGCATGCGCACTGTGCTGTGCTGCTGAATCTGGGCCTTGTCTTATCATCTCTTTGTACACAGTGAGAGAGAACAATTGGCCTCCCCTACCCTTGTGGTGCCCTGTCAAGCCCTGCTTCTATCAGGACTTCTCCACAGAGATCCCTGCCGACTACCAGCGCATATGCAAGATGCTCTACTACCTCTGGATGTGTGAGTCTAACTCCTGCCCTTCTGGGCTCAAGGCTAAAAATGGGCTGTGTCTTGAGAGCCCTATCTATGCTCTGGCTGCTCCTCCCTCGCAGACTCCAGCCTTCCTCAGTGCTGGTCGGGCTGGGGTAAGGGACCATCTGCACACATAATTGGCCCTCTGAAGTCTGCCCCCTGTCCTGGGAACCTCCCCTCAAAGGCCAGCCCAGATCATGCATCTAGGAGGGTGGGATGAGCTGGAGGCTTCTGAGTTTCTCGTGGAGCTCACTGCACTAAAAGGTCTTCTTTAGGTGAAGGCCTCCCCTCCCTACAGACCCCTGGGCTCCTAGGAGTAAGGATAAAAGACTCCCTGTTGCTCCCCTGTGGGCCATCAAGGGCCAGGGAAAAGAGTTGCTTAGAGAAAGACTCCATTCCCCACGGGTCAGTTCTTGGGTCTGCACCTCTTCCACCACCACCCCTCAAATACCTGGGCTGTTTTATCACCTCTTAGGAGCTTGGTTTGGTCCCTGATTTTGAGGTCCCAGAAGAGCAAGGATGGGAACTAGCCCTGCCTATGTATAGATCGAGGTCCTCAACTCTTGCTGCAGCTGCCCTGACAGCATGGACCTCATCTCCTCTCCAGGGGGTGGTTGGCTGTGTCCAGGAGCCCTTCAGCCACTTTGGCACCAGCACAtgtctgtctcccttctccaCAGTGCATTCAGTGACCCTATTTCTGAATCTGCTTGCCTGCCTGGCCTGGTTCTTAGTTGACAGCAGCAAGGGAGTGGACTTTGGCCTCTCGATCCTATGGTTTGTGATCTTCACCCCCTGTGCCTTCCTTTGTTGGTACCGACCCATCTACAAGGCCTTCAGGTAAGTGGGGCTGGGGCAAGAGGGAAGTGTATGGCTGGCATCCCAGGTAGCAGGTCTAGGGCCATGACCCCAGAGGCCCCATTCTAGTCAAAGCAGAATAGAATTATGGGAAATTCACTTCCCAGTCCCACCCACAGTCAGAGTTGGCAGGTATCAGGAGCCGTTTTTCCTCAGTTGGACCTGAGGTCTGTCCTGGGTTCTGCCCTTTGACCAGGACAAGAGATCTAGAGAGGGCGGGAGAGCCTTACTTGCCCTTCCACGTCAGTCTGTTTGGTGCCGGAGGACTTCAGCCACTCACTGGGAAGAGGGAAGGGCCTTCCTTAGCTCCCTTCCAAGGCTGTAGGGCAGCagttttcaaccggtgtgctgcaagaatttttaaagcatgcaatacctgactacttaggggtgctcacctcttttcccttagattgtcaaaaagtaacaacagctaacacaacaataaCTGGTGTGAATGAgtgaaaattatacctatttttttgtcagattgacaaataatatattttttggcatgccacagaattttagtaattagtttacgtgtgccatgaCACGAAAAAGGTTGAGAATCGCCTCCCTAGTTTCTATGATAGTCAGACTTTGAGGTACACTCTGAATGGCTTATCTCTGCATGCTTGCTTAGGTCCCTTCGTCTGCCTCCCAAGTAACTGTGGGCCACTTCTGAGTGCCAGTGTTTGACCTGGTGACCTAGAGTAGATACCGTGGACTTGAATGGATCCTGGGGTTTGGGATTGTGCCTCAGAGCTGATGTTTTCAGGGCTGGAAGCCCAGTAGGCCCCAGGAAGAGGGAGCAGGGCAGTGGCTGAACCTGCCCCACCCCTACTCCTTGGCACTCAGTAGGTGGGACCTGAACCCTTGCTGTACTCTAGCCCTCAAGGACACGGAGATGGAGGTCATCAAAACACCAGTTTTGTCTAGTTTTTTCTACTCCCCAAACACCTTTTCTGCCACTCAGgcctacagttttatttttaaaggcttataCCTTTGACTTagattttctttcctattatGAAATACTGTT from Phyllostomus discolor isolate MPI-MPIP mPhyDis1 chromosome 1, mPhyDis1.pri.v3, whole genome shotgun sequence encodes:
- the SCAMP2 gene encoding secretory carrier-associated membrane protein 2, which encodes MSAFETNPFADPMDVNPFQDPSVTQLTNASQGGLAEFNPFSETNAATTVPATQLPGPSQPAVLQPSVEPAQPTPQAVASAAQASLLRQQEELDRKAAELERKERELQNSVANLHVRENNWPPLPLWCPVKPCFYQDFSTEIPADYQRICKMLYYLWMLHSVTLFLNLLACLAWFLVDSSKGVDFGLSILWFVIFTPCAFLCWYRPIYKAFRSDNSFSFFVFFFVFFCQIGIYVIQLIGIPNLGDSGWIAALSTLHGNLAVSIIMMVVAGLFTLCAVFALFLLKRVHSLYRRTGASFQQAQEEFSQGIFSNRTFRSAASSAARGAFQGN